The Flavobacterium galactosidilyticum nucleotide sequence TTTTTTTTATCAGCAATCACGAATAAATAAATTAAATAGAATGAAGTAAAATGTAATATTCTATCGAAAGTGTTCAAAACAACGTTATCAACAAAGTATGTTCCAATAGCGGCAAAGACATCATTGAATATTAGCGCAAATACTCCAAAAAAGTAATAATAGGCTTTCTGATTCGCAAATTTACCTAAATATAAAACTGCAGTAATGCCAAGGAATACAGCAACTATAGCATTGAAAACTAATATAACATCAAGGTAAACCTCAGTTATAGCGGATATTAAAATATATAAAATTCCAGATAGGAAAAAAAAGTTTAATGCAAATATAAATAAAGTAAATCCCCCTGGTTGAGTAAATATTTTTACAGTTTTGATAGAACTATATCCTAAACTCAGTAGTGACAGATAGCAAAAAAAAGACGCTATCAATGCTACCGAAAATATTTCTAATGAATTTTCCCAGAATAAAATTAATACTTCATTTAAATAAAATAGCGCGACGAATAGATAATAGTTGAGAGTAAGTTTCTTGTAATTAGTAGCTATTGCATAAATTAAAAACGTCGGAATTATTAGTGGTTTAATGTAAATCACTAAAGCAGGATCATAAAAAATTCCAGCGCAGTAGTAAACTACCAGTAAAATTCCGAGGATAAATAGTAGCGTACTTTTGATGTTATTCATGGTTAAACAAAACTAGTATTTTAAATTTTTATTACAAAAAAAATAGTATTTAAAAATTTAACACGGTTCCGAAGTATTCTTAGACTAAATTCTTAAATTTACAAGATATGACAGATCAAGCTATAGTAATTATTGGCGGTGGCTTAGCGGGACTTACAGCGGCGATTCATTTTAGAAAGAATAATTACAGCGTTATAGTTATCGAAAAAAATGAATTCCCAAAGCATAAAGTATGTGGTGAGTACATATCCAATGAGGTTTTACCCTATTTAGAATCACTTGGGCTGGACATTGAATCATTGCATCCTAAGCATATTAGTAAACTTTCTTTTTCCTTAGTTTCAGGCAAAACTTTAAATACTACGTTACCTTTAGGAGGATTTGGAATTAGCAGGTATGAATTAGACCACTATTTATACAATCACGCAATAAAAATAGGATGTAAAATAATCCAAGAAACTGTTGTGGATATTGAGTATGACAATGAAAAATTCTGGATAGCTACAAATCTGAATCAGTATCAAGCTCGTCTTGCTATTGGTGCTTTCGGCAAAAGGTCAAATTTAGACATCAAATTAAAGCGTATTTTTATTCAAAAACAATCACACTGGCTCGGTATTAAAGCGCATTATGAGCTCGAATTCCCTGAGGATCAAGTAGGTTTACATCATTTTGAAGGTGGTTATTGTGGCGTTTCAAAAATAGAAAACAATTTAGTAAATATATGTTACTTAGCTAATTACGACACATTTAAAAAATACAAATCGATTGAGGATTATAAAATAAATGTTGTTTACA carries:
- a CDS encoding NAD(P)/FAD-dependent oxidoreductase; its protein translation is MTDQAIVIIGGGLAGLTAAIHFRKNNYSVIVIEKNEFPKHKVCGEYISNEVLPYLESLGLDIESLHPKHISKLSFSLVSGKTLNTTLPLGGFGISRYELDHYLYNHAIKIGCKIIQETVVDIEYDNEKFWIATNLNQYQARLAIGAFGKRSNLDIKLKRIFIQKQSHWLGIKAHYELEFPEDQVGLHHFEGGYCGVSKIENNLVNICYLANYDTFKKYKSIEDYKINVVYRNPNLKAIFEKAAIQFEKPLTISQVSFEKKKSVENHILMIGDTAGLIHPLCGNGMAMAIHSAKLAVGNSIEFLENRINRSTLENNYIIDWNKNFKSRLRVGRFLGKLLQREKTAQFTLKILLVFPFLLPLIIKKTHGKVI